CGGACTGACCAGCGCCATGAGCGCGTACCCGGCCTTCGCCAAGACCGGCAGCGACACCGTCAGGAAGCAGGAGGCCGCGGCCTTCCTCGCGAACGTCGCGCACGAGACCGGCGGCCTGGTGCACATCGTCGAGCAGAACACCGCCAACTACCCGCACTACTGCGACCGCAGCCAGCCCTACGGCTGCCCGGCGGGCCAGGCCGCGTACTACGGCCGCGGCCCGATCCAGCTCAGCTGGAACTTCAACTACAAGGCCGCCGGTGACGCCCTCGGCATCGACCTGCTGGGCAACCCCTGGCGCGTCGAGCGGGAGTCGGCCGTCGCCTGGAAGACCGGCCTCTGGTACTGGAACACCCAGAGCGGGCCCGGCACGATGACCGGCCACAACGCCATGGTCAACCAGGCCGGCTTCGGACACACGATCCGCTCGATCAACGGCTCCCTGGAGTGCGACGGCAAGAACCCGGCGCAGGTCCAGAGCCGGGTGAACAACTACCAGCGCTTCACCCAGATCCTGGGCGTGCCCACGGGAGGCAACCTGTACTGCTGACGCGTCCGGCGGATCGGCGGGAGCGGGCGGCCCACGCCGCCCGCTCGGCGCACTCCCGGGCGGGATCCCCGCACGCCGGCGCAGGACGCTCCGGGCCGGAGGCGCTGGAGCGGTGCACCCCACCTGCCCGGGGCGGTGTCGTCCGCATCTCGTAGGCTCGGCGGCCATGAGCGACGGGGAACCCGGCAGACGGGTCATCGACGGGCGCTTCGAGCTGGAGGCGCGGCTCGGTGGCGGGGGCATGGGCATGGTGTGGCGGGCGCGCGATCTGGTCCTGCACCGGGCCGTGGCGCTCAAGGAGGTACGGCCGCCCGATCCCGGTCTCGCCGAGTACGACCCCGAGGGCGCGGCGATGCTCCGGGCCCGGGTGCTGCGCGAGGCACGGGCGCTCGCCCGCGTCGACCACCCCAATGTGGTGACCATCCACCATGTGGTGGACGGCGGGGAGCACACCTACCCGTGGCTCGTCATGGAGCTGGTGACCGGCGGATCACTCCATGACCGGCTGGAGAAGGGCCCGCTGGCGCCCACCGAGGCCGCCCGGATCGGCCGCGAGGTGCTCGCCGCGCTGCGCGCCGCGCACGCCGCCGGCATCCAGCACCGGGACGTGAAGCCCGCCAACGTCCTGATGCGACCCGACGGACGCCCCGTGCTCACCGACTTCGGTATCGCGGCCATCAGGGAGTCGACGGCGCTGACCGCGACCGGGTCCATCATCGGCACGCCCGA
The Streptomyces tirandamycinicus DNA segment above includes these coding regions:
- a CDS encoding glycoside hydrolase family 19 protein, which produces MSRRIIILLAAFAAVLGLTVLVPSTASAAACAAAWNSSSVYTGGMTASHNGRNWQAKWWTQNETPGSAEVWADQGACGGGGGNPNPDPSGFVVSEAQFNQMFPNRNAFYTYSGLTSAMSAYPAFAKTGSDTVRKQEAAAFLANVAHETGGLVHIVEQNTANYPHYCDRSQPYGCPAGQAAYYGRGPIQLSWNFNYKAAGDALGIDLLGNPWRVERESAVAWKTGLWYWNTQSGPGTMTGHNAMVNQAGFGHTIRSINGSLECDGKNPAQVQSRVNNYQRFTQILGVPTGGNLYC